The DNA region GGCCGGCCACGGGGTGATCCTGGTGGCCGCCCGCAACGACGTGGCCCTGGCCGCCGCCGACTGCGGCATCGGGGTGATCCGTGCCGCCGCCCGCCGGCCCCCGTGGGGTGCCCACCTGATCTGCGCACCCGGACTGGAGACGGCCTGGCTGGTCCTGGAGGCCACCGCCCTGGCCCGCTCGGTGAGCGCCGCGAGCGCGCAGCGGGCCATGATCGGCTCGCTGGCCGCCGCCGCGCTCGGCGTGCTCGACGGTACGCAGCGTGGCGCCGCCCGGTCCCTGCTGATCGACAACGTGGCGGGACTGGTCAACCTCGCCCTCGGCCACCGCGCCGCCCGCGACCTGGGGCACCGGCCGACGCCCGCGCCGGCGACCGACACGCCGTGGCACACCATGCCGGTCGACGAGGTGTTCGACCGGCTCGACGCCGGTCCCGACGGGCTCAGTGAGGCGCAGGCCCGGCAGCGACGGGCCGAGCAGGGCGAGCGTACGGAGGCGGACACCACCCGCGGACTGTGGCAGGCCGCCGCCGAGGAACTCGACACCCCGCTGACCGGGCCGCTGGCCGCCGGCGCCGGCGTGTCGGCGATCACCGGATCCACGGTCGACGCCCTCATGGTGCTGTCAGTGATCATGGCCAACGCGTTGCTCGCCGGCGCCCAGGAGGTCACCGCCGGGCGGGCCCTGCGGCGGCTGCTCAGCGCCGGTGCGCTACGGGTACGGCTGCGACGCGGCGGCGAACAGCGCGTCGGACCGGCCGAGGAGCTGGTCGTCGGCGACCTCATCTGCCTGGAACCCGGTGACTCGGTGCCCGCGGACTGTCGGCTGGTCACGGCCAACGGCCTGGAGATGGACGAGTCCAACCTGACCGGTGAGTCGACCCCGGTCGCCAAGTCCGCCGACCGCACCGGTGCCGCCGATCTCGCCGACCGGACCAGCATGGTGTACGCCGCCACCACCGTCGCCGCCGGAACGGCGACCGCGGTCGTGGTCGCCACCGGCCGCGCGACCGAGGCGGGTCGCTCGACCGACCAGGTCCGCGACGAGGCACCGCGCGGCGGCGTTCAGGCCCGGCTGCGGCAGCTCGCCGCCGCCTCGGTGCCGACCGCGCTGGCCGCCGCCGCGGCGACCCTCGGCAGTGGCCTGCTGCGGGGCCGGCTCGGCGAATCGGTCGGTTCCTCGGTCGCGCTGGCGGTGGCCGCCATCCCCGAAGGGCTGCCGTTCGTCGCCACCGCCGCGCAACTGAGCGCCAGCAAGCGGCTGTCCCGCCACAACGTGCTGATCCGCGACCCCCGGGCGATGGAGGCACTCGGCCGGGTCGACGTGATCTGCTTCGACAAGACCGGAACCCTGACCCAGGGTGCGATCCAGCTGCAGGCCGTCTGCGACGGTCGACGCACCGAACCGGTGGACGCACTCGGCCACGGGCACCGGCACATCCTGGCGGCGGCGCTGCGGGCCACCCCGGTTCCGGACGGCGACCAGCGGCTGCCGCATCCGACCGACCAGGCCGTCGTCGACGGCGGACACCGGGCCGGGGTCGGCATCCGGGAGGGTGCCGACGGTTGGGAACTGCTGGCAGAGCTGCCGTTCGAACCGGGACGAGGCTTCCACGCGGTGCTCGGCTCCTGCCCGGACGGGGCGACGATCAGCGTCAAGGGCGCACCCGAGACCGTGCTGCCCCGGTGCGCGACCTGGCGCCGCGACGGGGAGGTGGTCCCGTTGGACGACACCGGCCGCCGCGAGATCGACGCCGCGATCGACCGGCTCGCCCGCGACGGGCTGCGGGTGCTGGCGGTGGCCGGCCGGACCGCGTCCGGCCGACGCGACCTCGACGACGACCGGGTCGGCCAACTCGAACTGCGGGGCCTGCTCGGGCTCGTCGACCCGCCCCGCGACAGCGCCGCCGCAGCGATCGGTCGGCTGCGCCAGGCCGGCATCGCCGTGGTGATGCTCACCGGCGACCATCCGAGCACGGCCGAGTCGATCGGCGCGCAGCTCGGCCTGCTCAACGGCAGCGCCGTGGTCACCGGGGCCGAGCTCGACGCGGCCGGTGCCGACGAGCTGGCCGATCTGGTGTCGCGTACGGCGGTCTTCGCCCGGGTCAGCCCGGCGCACAAGGTCGCCGTGGTGCGCGCGCTGCGTCAGGCCGGCCGGGTCGTCGCGGTCACCGGCGACGGCGCGAACGACGCCCCCGCGATCCAGCTCGCCGACGTCGGCATCGCGCTGGGCGACCACGGCACCAGCGCCGCCCGGCAGGCCGCCGACATGATCGTGGTGGACGGCCGGATCGAGAGCATCGCCGAAGGCGTGACCGAGGGCCGGGCGATGTGGATCTCGGTACGCGAGTCCCTCGCGCTGCTGCTCGGCGGGAACCTGGGCGAGATCCTCTTCTCCGTGCTGAGCTCACTGCTGTCCGGACAGCAGGCGCTCAACCCTCGGCAGATCCTGTTCGTCAACCTGATGACCGACCTGCTCCCGGCGATCACCGTCGCCGCCCGTCCGCCGCGCGGGCGTACCGCCGACGAGCTGGCCCGCGAGGGACCGGAGTCGTCACTGGGTGCGAGCCTGCACCGCGAAGTGGCCCGGCGGGCCGCGGCGACCGCGCTGGCCACCACCGGTGGCTGGCTGGCCGCCCGGTTCACCGGCACCCCCGCGCGGGCCAGCAGCGTGGCGCTCGCCAGCCTGGTCGCCGCGCAGCTGGCCCAGACCGCCGTCGCGGCCAAGG from Solwaraspora sp. WMMD791 includes:
- a CDS encoding HAD-IC family P-type ATPase, which translates into the protein MLERPAATVRSVRRHRMAHARHAWAYDGHAHLEVSTDDHGQVVADVAELEQALQSVNGVQWAAWNGALCRMVVRFDPDVLSGSRLIAALTRAERQVAPQATGTTHVDSGTGNMVSLAGDLIGAGVGALGKVLRLPAMPNEIAALPAAFEHVPQLRAWLRRTLGPVGADLGQALFSTAVAAASQRPLTSLTDAVLRASLIAEDAAYHDVWARRVHELHPDADASRAPVLPPPTRPRPLPDGPIEQYAQRMSTMTLVAAGILTMLPGGRQRAARVTAVASPRSARTGRDAYAGQLGRTLARHGVVVREAAALRRLDRVNTVVVDASVLLTGRTSITAVVTVSGTEEQARQQATRLVDAGAGRGTAGCNDGWALTPPHRLHRPVPADALDRVGAGPSGDGTASDVLALTHDGELIALVRAEAELDPQAEALTTAARRVGRLLIAGRASAGRNPAGGSSGSALARRCQADGTVASGSKLAASVRTLQQAGHGVILVAARNDVALAAADCGIGVIRAAARRPPWGAHLICAPGLETAWLVLEATALARSVSAASAQRAMIGSLAAAALGVLDGTQRGAARSLLIDNVAGLVNLALGHRAARDLGHRPTPAPATDTPWHTMPVDEVFDRLDAGPDGLSEAQARQRRAEQGERTEADTTRGLWQAAAEELDTPLTGPLAAGAGVSAITGSTVDALMVLSVIMANALLAGAQEVTAGRALRRLLSAGALRVRLRRGGEQRVGPAEELVVGDLICLEPGDSVPADCRLVTANGLEMDESNLTGESTPVAKSADRTGAADLADRTSMVYAATTVAAGTATAVVVATGRATEAGRSTDQVRDEAPRGGVQARLRQLAAASVPTALAAAAATLGSGLLRGRLGESVGSSVALAVAAIPEGLPFVATAAQLSASKRLSRHNVLIRDPRAMEALGRVDVICFDKTGTLTQGAIQLQAVCDGRRTEPVDALGHGHRHILAAALRATPVPDGDQRLPHPTDQAVVDGGHRAGVGIREGADGWELLAELPFEPGRGFHAVLGSCPDGATISVKGAPETVLPRCATWRRDGEVVPLDDTGRREIDAAIDRLARDGLRVLAVAGRTASGRRDLDDDRVGQLELRGLLGLVDPPRDSAAAAIGRLRQAGIAVVMLTGDHPSTAESIGAQLGLLNGSAVVTGAELDAAGADELADLVSRTAVFARVSPAHKVAVVRALRQAGRVVAVTGDGANDAPAIQLADVGIALGDHGTSAARQAADMIVVDGRIESIAEGVTEGRAMWISVRESLALLLGGNLGEILFSVLSSLLSGQQALNPRQILFVNLMTDLLPAITVAARPPRGRTADELAREGPESSLGASLHREVARRAAATALATTGGWLAARFTGTPARASSVALASLVAAQLAQTAVAAKGDPMVLAAAGVSMGALFGVVQTPVVSHFFGCRPLGPVGWSIVGGSAAAGAALGLLPLERIDQLRRTRLGRLTVDVARRSRDLRPRRTVRPVRRLTPTGADAPQPV